From a region of the Acaryochloris thomasi RCC1774 genome:
- a CDS encoding M48 family metallopeptidase, with the protein MTVPNVLLRHLPQSVLIAISMTVASPALAAPDFASRLHPLSETAVSVTPHPELQAALDISIDSEASVLTAENEALKLVANPTAIAKNLDVEKISVTPSTASTLQIAESPELGTIDTAATEEVIEADGATPQPDAAAETEAVEPEVDEVTAEPIELQDDVAESKETSESEETQESEEEGESARVLTPEELAKQQMLIEADNLFTAGDIEAAEALYRQAKDPFFDTAEAQPRAEAFSDPAQLTPGGKVFWRESAAGLEKNLKTRALVPGKLLIERHPEFVPGYLRYAKALRTYNQLAEGLAVLERGAARHPNQPDLQQGLIDFQVESKRWLEASITARQFALLNPDHPRANEFMAAAEEYQTQFRKVLRSQVTSNAIGGVITGALNVALTGNPFNAVSTIQSSMLLLRGEDSVGRSATKRAKKRFDMIEDPEVQAYVNRIGNKLVAVTGRELEYEFNIIKDENLNAFALPGGKIFINGGAITKSKSEAELAGLIAHELSHSVLSHGFQLVTDGNATSGLTSLLPFGSLFTGLALTDYSRDMEEQADLLGTRMLTSAGYAADGLRNLMVTIGEEQSDSPKKPEWLSSHPGNEKRVNYLEELIEQNGYNRYTYEGVAEHLEMQERVQAILDAPEEEDEEKALDDEAEDLKDQQAADAKE; encoded by the coding sequence ATGACAGTTCCGAACGTTCTGCTCCGACATCTCCCTCAATCTGTCCTTATTGCGATCTCCATGACCGTTGCTAGCCCTGCTTTGGCTGCACCTGATTTTGCGTCAAGGCTTCACCCACTATCTGAGACCGCTGTTTCGGTCACTCCCCATCCTGAATTACAGGCTGCATTAGACATCTCGATAGACAGTGAAGCATCCGTGCTGACGGCAGAGAATGAAGCTTTAAAGCTGGTCGCTAACCCTACTGCGATCGCAAAGAACCTGGATGTAGAAAAGATCTCAGTTACACCCTCCACAGCATCGACCTTACAGATAGCTGAATCACCCGAACTAGGAACGATAGACACCGCCGCCACTGAAGAAGTTATCGAGGCTGATGGTGCGACCCCACAACCTGATGCTGCAGCAGAGACCGAGGCCGTCGAGCCTGAGGTGGACGAGGTCACGGCAGAACCAATCGAGCTTCAAGATGATGTTGCAGAGTCCAAAGAGACTTCAGAGTCTGAAGAGACCCAAGAGTCCGAAGAAGAGGGAGAATCAGCAAGAGTTCTAACGCCAGAAGAGCTTGCAAAGCAGCAGATGCTTATTGAAGCTGACAACCTTTTTACGGCAGGTGATATCGAGGCTGCTGAAGCTCTGTATCGCCAAGCGAAGGATCCGTTCTTTGACACAGCCGAGGCCCAACCGCGTGCAGAAGCATTTTCAGACCCAGCACAGCTAACCCCTGGTGGCAAAGTCTTCTGGCGAGAATCCGCCGCAGGCTTAGAAAAAAATCTCAAGACGCGGGCTTTAGTACCCGGCAAACTTTTGATTGAGAGACATCCTGAATTTGTCCCCGGGTACCTGCGCTATGCAAAAGCACTGCGTACCTATAACCAGCTAGCAGAAGGGCTAGCGGTTCTCGAGCGCGGAGCCGCCCGCCACCCCAATCAGCCTGATTTACAGCAGGGCTTGATTGACTTTCAGGTTGAATCAAAGCGCTGGCTCGAAGCTTCAATTACCGCCCGTCAGTTTGCACTTCTCAACCCCGATCATCCCCGAGCTAATGAATTTATGGCCGCAGCAGAAGAGTATCAAACTCAGTTTCGGAAGGTGCTGCGATCTCAAGTTACATCCAACGCGATCGGGGGAGTGATCACAGGAGCCTTGAATGTTGCCCTGACCGGCAATCCCTTCAATGCCGTTTCCACGATTCAGTCTTCTATGCTGCTGCTGCGGGGTGAAGATTCGGTGGGTCGATCGGCTACAAAGCGAGCTAAAAAGCGCTTTGACATGATTGAAGATCCTGAAGTACAGGCCTACGTCAACCGCATCGGCAATAAGCTGGTGGCCGTCACTGGCCGCGAACTGGAATACGAATTTAACATCATTAAAGATGAAAATCTAAACGCCTTTGCACTTCCCGGCGGCAAAATCTTTATCAATGGTGGGGCGATCACCAAGAGCAAATCTGAAGCGGAGCTAGCGGGTTTAATTGCCCACGAACTCTCCCACTCCGTCCTTTCCCACGGCTTCCAGCTCGTGACGGACGGCAACGCCACCAGCGGATTGACCAGCCTCTTGCCCTTTGGCAGCTTATTTACGGGCTTAGCGCTCACTGACTACAGCCGCGACATGGAAGAGCAGGCAGATCTGCTGGGTACAAGGATGCTCACCTCTGCCGGTTATGCAGCAGATGGCCTTCGAAACCTAATGGTAACGATAGGAGAAGAGCAGTCTGATAGCCCCAAAAAACCAGAATGGCTCTCCAGTCACCCCGGCAATGAGAAGCGGGTCAATTACCTAGAAGAGCTGATTGAGCAAAACGGCTACAATCGCTATACCTACGAAGGGGTTGCCGAGCATCTCGAAATGCAAGAACGGGTGCAGGCTATCTTAGATGCCCCTGAAGAGGAAGACGAAGAGAAGGCCCTCGACGATGAAGCGGAAGATCTTAAAGATCAGCAGGCAGCCGACGCCAAAGAGTAA
- a CDS encoding DUF2811 domain-containing protein — translation MNATTISILAEIPEELHETLKSYLEAHPDWDQDRVFSAALSLFLLQHGESDRRAARVYLDTLFHPTAG, via the coding sequence ATGAACGCAACGACAATTAGCATTTTGGCTGAAATACCTGAAGAGCTTCATGAGACCTTGAAGAGCTATCTAGAGGCGCATCCCGACTGGGATCAAGACCGTGTCTTTTCAGCAGCTCTATCACTTTTTCTGCTTCAGCACGGCGAAAGCGATCGCCGGGCGGCTCGCGTTTATCTGGACACGCTCTTCCACCCTACCGCTGGTTAG
- a CDS encoding LmeA family phospholipid-binding protein, which produces MKDLRSSQRPKRSSRVINRLLKTALKAWLRSQLTSIADLKIEVEGCDLNLLAGTIPKVCLMAEKAVYQGIHFSKIDIVAHQIQVNLKQILRGKPLQLMQPIPIEFSVLLQATDLYQSRTAPLMQSAVRDLLQVLLRTSQEDAITDDALSLPAIKIQEIQFKNNGFILKVQVPSVIDSSTATLETCLTIGHPQELLFYDLTYQTESKHNHLEQPQTTSINLGTQVNLKSLLLTPASLICKGQIEVQP; this is translated from the coding sequence GTGAAAGATCTAAGATCGAGCCAACGCCCCAAACGGTCTAGTCGAGTCATCAATCGGTTGCTGAAGACTGCGCTTAAAGCGTGGCTGAGATCGCAACTCACCTCTATTGCCGATCTCAAGATTGAAGTGGAAGGTTGCGATCTCAACCTTTTAGCAGGCACCATTCCAAAAGTTTGCTTGATGGCAGAGAAAGCCGTTTATCAAGGCATTCATTTCAGCAAGATTGATATTGTTGCCCATCAAATCCAGGTCAACCTCAAGCAGATTCTCAGAGGCAAGCCCCTGCAGCTCATGCAGCCCATTCCCATTGAGTTTTCTGTCTTGCTGCAGGCCACAGACCTCTACCAATCACGTACCGCTCCCCTAATGCAGTCAGCGGTACGTGATTTGTTGCAAGTACTGCTCAGAACATCACAAGAAGATGCGATCACAGATGACGCCCTATCTTTGCCAGCCATCAAGATCCAAGAGATTCAGTTTAAGAATAATGGGTTTATATTAAAAGTACAGGTGCCCTCTGTAATAGATTCCTCGACTGCCACACTCGAAACTTGCCTCACCATTGGTCACCCCCAGGAACTGCTGTTCTATGACCTCACCTATCAAACAGAAAGCAAACACAATCATTTAGAGCAGCCTCAGACGACCTCAATCAACCTGGGTACCCAGGTCAACCTAAAATCGCTGCTCCTTACGCCTGCTTCACTCATCTGCAAGGGACAGATTGAAGTGCAGCCCTAG
- a CDS encoding cytochrome P450 yields the protein MTKTVPAPKTPLPLQLTQWILNPLGYLNTNFKRYGDIFNARVLWGESDGLIIVSDPKALQYILTHDVGAGKELSAPGDANRILASLLGEHNLLMLNGNQHRTRRQLVMPPFHGERLGVYGRLIQEITLGVISQWPTNGPIDVRCSMQTITMRVILQAVFGLHEGERYQQLERLLGQRLDITGSPITSAIVFLPWLQKDLGDWSPGGKFRLMTEQTDRLLLAEISERRAQADPERVDILSLLLAAKDEEGNGLTDQELRDELMMFLLVGHETTATALTWAMYWVHSFPEVKQRLMAELETVSDPADPFQFLQLPYLNAVCNETLRIYPVAMLTFPRRVEVPIELCGYQLEPGMLLMGAMYLVHQREELYPQPREFRPERFLERQFSPYEFIPFGAGARRCVGAALAQYELKIVLATILTRLDLNLVNKRPVKPGRRGVTLGQTSPVLVEKLRSRSVSKPLVKV from the coding sequence TTGACAAAGACTGTTCCCGCCCCAAAAACGCCACTCCCTTTACAGCTCACTCAGTGGATTTTGAATCCATTGGGTTATCTGAACACCAATTTCAAACGCTATGGCGATATTTTCAACGCTAGAGTGCTATGGGGTGAATCGGATGGCCTAATTATCGTCAGCGATCCTAAGGCACTGCAGTACATACTGACTCATGACGTTGGCGCTGGCAAAGAACTGAGCGCTCCTGGAGATGCCAATCGGATTCTGGCATCACTGCTGGGTGAGCATAATCTACTGATGCTGAACGGAAACCAGCACCGCACTCGCCGTCAATTGGTAATGCCCCCCTTTCATGGAGAGCGCCTTGGCGTTTATGGACGCCTGATTCAAGAGATTACACTAGGCGTGATCTCGCAGTGGCCGACAAACGGGCCGATAGATGTCCGTTGTTCAATGCAGACAATCACAATGCGGGTGATTTTGCAGGCTGTGTTTGGGCTGCATGAGGGAGAACGTTATCAGCAGCTTGAACGATTATTGGGGCAGCGTCTTGATATTACGGGTTCTCCCATCACCTCCGCTATTGTATTCTTGCCTTGGCTACAAAAAGATCTGGGAGACTGGAGTCCCGGCGGGAAATTCCGTCTGATGACGGAACAAACGGATCGGCTTCTGTTGGCTGAAATTAGTGAGCGACGTGCCCAAGCAGATCCTGAACGGGTTGATATTCTCTCACTGTTGTTGGCAGCAAAAGATGAGGAGGGTAACGGCCTCACTGATCAAGAATTGCGAGATGAGCTAATGATGTTTTTGCTGGTGGGGCATGAAACCACGGCAACAGCGCTCACTTGGGCGATGTACTGGGTTCACTCTTTTCCTGAAGTGAAGCAAAGGCTGATGGCAGAGCTAGAGACGGTCTCCGACCCTGCTGATCCATTTCAATTCCTGCAGTTGCCCTATCTCAATGCAGTCTGTAACGAGACGCTTCGCATTTATCCCGTCGCAATGCTCACCTTTCCGCGCCGCGTTGAGGTGCCAATAGAGCTATGCGGCTATCAATTAGAGCCAGGAATGTTGCTCATGGGTGCCATGTATCTGGTCCACCAACGTGAAGAGCTATATCCTCAGCCCCGAGAATTTCGCCCCGAACGGTTTTTAGAGCGGCAGTTTTCGCCCTATGAGTTTATACCGTTTGGGGCTGGGGCGCGTCGCTGTGTAGGGGCGGCTTTGGCGCAGTACGAGCTGAAGATTGTTTTAGCTACAATTCTGACGCGGCTGGATCTGAATTTGGTCAATAAGCGACCCGTGAAGCCGGGACGACGAGGAGTAACACTGGGGCAGACGTCACCGGTTCTGGTGGAAAAGTTGCGATCGCGGTCTGTCTCTAAGCCGCTGGTGAAAGTTTAG
- a CDS encoding DUF3352 domain-containing protein produces MMTRRFPWIQLIAIFLCFCMSGGMALAETPPATEINSGPATARFVPQQSPLLLSVNPKQLPDSGNTTSLLQWPQVLLTNAGVNYARDLKPWVSDELMFALTGPVQQHHYLFAVTTRGAKESQACIEQIWQQQVSAGQPLSFEQYSDISLISTQFKSPQPLGSEISGLQPFEGVSTAIVDDRYVLVANSASVLRAAIDSSQSESLTNTSDYQQAVTHLKQEQQDGFVYADLSAFSRLSSPPYRSLAVQLGQTRQGLLAETVLVADSSRSKALVTPTVTAPIRALDYIPASSPLVASGVNLQQLWTQLSADLKGYDPLDQWVRNTLKQGGQQWSINLPREVFSNVTGEYAVAMLPSSDPFTAAQNSFLGADWLFVHDDGGQELTQVLDKAAQKQNIGVIPYSLADHQVSTWAHLVSSEADNPSKVSSSMVLNAEVTGAFSVEADHRILATSLAALKQGLTEDAIANQKDFQAALATLPTPNQGYLYLDWTVMRPLLERKLPKLRQLETLLNPWSRQLTSVTLTNYGETPTIQRSQMLLRFADS; encoded by the coding sequence ATGATGACGCGACGTTTCCCTTGGATCCAACTGATAGCCATCTTTCTCTGCTTCTGTATGAGTGGCGGTATGGCTTTGGCTGAAACGCCTCCCGCGACTGAAATAAATTCAGGACCAGCCACCGCTCGGTTCGTACCCCAGCAATCCCCCTTGCTGCTCTCGGTGAATCCTAAACAGCTTCCTGATTCGGGGAACACGACATCGCTCCTCCAGTGGCCTCAGGTACTGTTGACGAACGCTGGCGTCAACTATGCTCGTGACTTGAAACCTTGGGTCAGTGATGAGCTAATGTTTGCGCTGACGGGGCCGGTGCAGCAGCATCACTATCTGTTTGCGGTGACAACACGGGGTGCAAAGGAAAGCCAAGCCTGCATTGAACAGATTTGGCAGCAGCAGGTCTCAGCCGGACAGCCCCTTAGTTTTGAGCAGTACAGCGACATTAGCCTGATTTCAACTCAATTTAAGTCTCCGCAGCCCCTAGGATCAGAAATCTCGGGGCTGCAGCCCTTTGAAGGGGTGTCGACGGCCATTGTTGACGATCGCTATGTGCTGGTTGCGAATTCGGCGTCGGTTTTGAGGGCCGCGATTGACAGTAGCCAATCTGAGAGCCTGACCAATACGTCTGACTATCAGCAGGCCGTGACCCACCTGAAGCAAGAGCAGCAAGATGGCTTTGTTTATGCGGATTTATCTGCTTTCTCTCGTTTGAGTTCGCCCCCCTATCGCAGTCTGGCTGTCCAGCTAGGGCAAACTCGTCAGGGTCTGCTAGCAGAGACTGTCTTGGTGGCGGACTCTTCCCGCTCTAAAGCGCTGGTGACACCAACTGTGACCGCCCCAATTCGGGCGCTCGATTATATTCCGGCCAGCAGTCCATTAGTGGCTTCTGGGGTGAATCTACAGCAGCTTTGGACCCAGCTTAGTGCGGATCTGAAGGGCTACGATCCGTTAGATCAGTGGGTCCGAAATACTTTAAAGCAGGGGGGGCAGCAGTGGTCTATTAATCTGCCCCGCGAGGTTTTCTCGAACGTGACGGGTGAGTATGCGGTGGCGATGTTGCCCAGTTCTGATCCGTTCACGGCGGCTCAAAATTCTTTCTTGGGGGCAGACTGGCTGTTTGTCCATGATGATGGCGGTCAAGAGCTAACGCAGGTGCTCGACAAAGCGGCTCAGAAACAAAATATTGGCGTAATTCCCTATTCGTTGGCCGATCATCAGGTCTCGACTTGGGCCCACCTGGTTTCTTCTGAGGCCGATAATCCATCTAAAGTCTCTAGCTCTATGGTGCTGAATGCTGAGGTGACAGGTGCTTTTTCCGTAGAGGCGGACCACCGGATTTTGGCGACTTCGCTAGCAGCGCTCAAGCAGGGGCTGACGGAGGATGCGATCGCAAACCAAAAGGACTTTCAAGCCGCCCTTGCCACCTTACCCACCCCTAATCAGGGGTATCTCTATCTGGACTGGACCGTAATGCGCCCCTTACTAGAGCGCAAGCTGCCTAAACTCCGTCAGCTTGAGACCTTGTTGAATCCTTGGAGTCGGCAGCTCACCTCTGTGACCCTCACAAACTATGGTGAGACCCCGACCATCCAGCGCAGCCAGATGCTGCTGCGGTTTGCTGATTCTTAA
- a CDS encoding aspartate aminotransferase family protein has protein sequence MSPTNLAPVPTTVIASFDATEFDRHVMGTYGRFPIALERGEGCRVWDTVGKEYLDFVAGIATCTLGHAHPALIEAVTTQIQKLHHVSNLYYIPEQGELAQWLTEHSCADRAFFCNSGAEANEAAIKLARKYGHTVLNIKNPVIVTANASFHGRTLATITATGQPKYQKNFNPLVPGFHYVPFNDFEAMRDAIATLNQPQPQVAAILLEPLQGEGGVNPGNAEYFQKVRQLCDQHGILLILDEVQVGMGRTGKLWGYENLGIEPDIFTLAKGLAGGIPIGAMLCKESCNIFEPGDHASTFGGNPFASAAALCVCQTLETESLIENVRERGEQLRSGLTQLAAQYPHHISEIRGWGLINGMVLAPSLKSIDVVKAAMEAGLLLVPAGPQVVRFVPPLVVSAEEVESAIAIIQSVFTQLCA, from the coding sequence CGGGGTGAAGGCTGCCGCGTTTGGGACACAGTCGGCAAAGAATATCTAGACTTCGTAGCGGGCATTGCCACTTGTACGTTGGGCCACGCGCATCCGGCTTTAATCGAAGCCGTCACGACTCAAATTCAAAAGCTACACCACGTATCTAATCTCTACTACATTCCTGAGCAGGGAGAGCTGGCCCAATGGTTGACCGAGCATTCCTGTGCAGATCGTGCTTTTTTCTGCAATTCAGGTGCGGAAGCCAACGAAGCAGCTATTAAACTGGCTCGCAAGTATGGGCATACGGTTCTGAATATTAAGAACCCAGTGATTGTGACCGCGAATGCAAGCTTTCACGGTCGGACACTAGCGACAATTACGGCGACGGGTCAGCCAAAGTATCAGAAAAACTTTAATCCGCTGGTTCCGGGTTTCCATTACGTGCCGTTTAATGATTTTGAGGCGATGCGGGATGCGATCGCAACCTTAAATCAGCCCCAACCCCAAGTCGCAGCGATCTTACTCGAACCTCTCCAAGGCGAAGGCGGCGTCAACCCTGGTAACGCTGAATATTTCCAGAAGGTCCGCCAGCTTTGTGACCAGCATGGAATTCTACTCATCCTCGATGAAGTTCAGGTGGGCATGGGTCGCACCGGCAAACTTTGGGGCTATGAGAACTTGGGCATTGAGCCAGATATTTTCACCCTTGCAAAGGGGTTGGCAGGCGGCATCCCAATTGGCGCAATGCTGTGCAAAGAGTCCTGCAATATTTTTGAGCCAGGAGATCACGCTAGCACCTTTGGCGGCAATCCCTTTGCCTCTGCAGCAGCGCTCTGCGTTTGTCAGACGCTAGAAACAGAGTCACTGATTGAAAATGTGCGGGAGCGAGGAGAACAGCTCCGATCTGGGTTGACACAGCTTGCTGCTCAATATCCCCATCACATCTCAGAAATCAGAGGGTGGGGGCTGATCAACGGCATGGTTTTGGCCCCCTCCCTCAAATCGATTGATGTAGTCAAAGCGGCAATGGAGGCCGGATTATTATTGGTGCCTGCCGGTCCCCAGGTGGTTCGGTTTGTGCCGCCGTTGGTGGTCAGTGCTGAAGAGGTGGAAAGTGCGATCGCAATCATCCAGAGCGTCTTTACTCAGCTATGTGCTTAA